Proteins encoded within one genomic window of Halodesulfurarchaeum formicicum:
- a CDS encoding VOC family protein gives MDGTLDHVMVRVSDLAASVDWYQTHLDYEEKGRHEGDGFTIVYLGPADMHQEGAMLELTHNEGETPTVGDAWGHVAVRVPEGELESAYEQLLDGGVSDYRDPESCGGKYAFVKDPDGHEIELVERDHGRLWSLDHTMLRVEDADRAIGFWGRKFEYELAGRWEASTFANYFLEPAGAAPEAMSVELTYNYDGRTYEHGDAWGHLAVRAHDLQEDWAQLLTREAPAYRPPSENENRYGFTKTPSGHEIELLERDPDADSLFPF, from the coding sequence ATGGATGGCACACTCGATCACGTGATGGTTCGCGTGTCGGATCTCGCTGCGTCTGTCGACTGGTATCAGACTCACCTCGACTACGAGGAGAAGGGCCGCCACGAGGGGGACGGGTTCACCATCGTGTACCTGGGGCCAGCGGACATGCACCAGGAGGGCGCGATGCTCGAACTGACCCACAACGAGGGCGAGACGCCCACGGTGGGTGACGCCTGGGGACACGTTGCCGTCCGGGTTCCCGAGGGCGAACTCGAGTCGGCCTACGAGCAGCTACTGGACGGCGGCGTCTCGGACTACCGCGATCCCGAATCGTGCGGTGGGAAGTACGCCTTCGTCAAAGACCCGGACGGCCACGAGATCGAACTCGTCGAGCGGGACCACGGCCGGCTGTGGAGTCTCGATCACACCATGCTCCGGGTCGAGGACGCCGATCGAGCCATCGGGTTCTGGGGCCGGAAATTCGAGTACGAACTGGCCGGCCGCTGGGAGGCCAGTACCTTCGCGAACTACTTCCTCGAACCGGCGGGGGCAGCCCCGGAAGCCATGTCCGTGGAGTTGACCTACAACTACGACGGTCGGACCTACGAACATGGCGACGCGTGGGGTCACCTAGCGGTCCGAGCCCACGACCTCCAGGAAGATTGGGCACAGTTGTTGACTCGCGAGGCACCGGCGTACCGACCGCCGTCGGAGAACGAGAATCGCTATGGGTTTACCAAGACCCCGAGCGGTCACGAGATCGAACTTCTCGAACGAGATCCCGACGCTGATTCGCTGTTCCCCTTCTAG
- a CDS encoding DUF555 domain-containing protein has translation MANFVVAMEAAWLVRDVENSDDAIGVAVSEAGKRLNEADLEYVEVQPGLTSCPACGEPLDAAFLAADTALVGLELEMTIFNAESDEHASRIAKSEVGGALRDVPLKVIEVIEEAEDDEE, from the coding sequence ATGGCAAATTTCGTGGTCGCGATGGAAGCGGCATGGTTGGTGCGAGACGTGGAGAACTCCGACGACGCGATCGGCGTGGCCGTCAGCGAGGCCGGCAAGCGACTCAACGAAGCCGATCTGGAGTACGTCGAGGTCCAGCCGGGGCTCACGAGTTGTCCCGCCTGTGGCGAACCCCTCGACGCGGCCTTCCTGGCCGCCGATACGGCCCTGGTCGGACTGGAGCTTGAGATGACGATCTTCAACGCCGAGAGCGACGAACACGCCTCCCGCATCGCCAAAAGCGAGGTCGGCGGGGCCCTGCGGGACGTCCCGCTGAAGGTCATCGAGGTCATCGAGGAGGCCGAAGACGACGAGGAGTGA
- a CDS encoding CBS domain-containing protein, giving the protein MHLPTPQDLRERRTTLGLTQRELADRAEVSQPLIARIEGGDVDPRLSTLRRIVEALEAAAGEVIRAESLMHETVVSVGPGDPVSLAVERMQEAGYSQLPVIEEGVPVGSISDSDVIQAGEAVGEKQVREIMSESFPTVSPDAVLSEIRSLLEYYKAVMVTEDGTTVGIITQADVAARVS; this is encoded by the coding sequence ATGCACCTACCGACCCCCCAGGACCTGCGGGAACGTCGCACCACGCTCGGGTTGACCCAGCGGGAACTGGCCGACCGGGCTGAGGTCTCCCAGCCGCTGATCGCCCGGATCGAGGGCGGTGACGTCGACCCGCGGCTCTCGACGCTCCGGCGCATCGTCGAGGCCCTCGAAGCGGCCGCGGGCGAGGTGATTCGGGCCGAGAGTCTGATGCACGAGACCGTGGTGAGCGTGGGCCCCGGCGATCCGGTCAGTCTCGCAGTCGAGCGGATGCAGGAGGCGGGCTACTCCCAGTTGCCGGTCATCGAGGAGGGAGTGCCAGTCGGATCAATCAGCGATTCCGACGTCATTCAGGCCGGCGAGGCCGTCGGCGAGAAACAGGTCCGTGAGATCATGAGCGAGAGTTTTCCGACGGTCTCCCCCGATGCTGTCCTCTCGGAGATCCGGAGTCTGCTGGAGTACTACAAGGCCGTGATGGTCACCGAGGACGGGACGACGGTGGGGATCATCACCCAGGCCGACGTCGCCGCTCGCGTCAGCTAA
- the purM gene encoding phosphoribosylformylglycinamidine cyclo-ligase yields the protein MTEDEEMTYAEAGVDIEESEAAVGALVGAMTDVEDTTAYAGLIDIGDRYLAMTTDGVGTKLLVAEALQDYSTIGIDCIAMNVNDLVAAGVTPVAFVDYLAVEEPAETMSAEIGNGLAEGASRGGVSLVGGETAVLPEVISGFDLAGAAAGLATPDQLLDGEAQVGDKLVGIPSSGVHSNGLTLARKAATTDHEYNDPLPGEDRTIGEALLEPTRIYTYLLDSIHAHDVHAAAHVTGGGWTNLFRMGEFGYEITDPHPVQPVFEFIQDAGNVSDEEMHRTFNMGTGFVVAVDPADAEAFVAETDGQIIGDVTEGSTVEIRGCRFDPE from the coding sequence ATGACCGAGGACGAGGAGATGACCTACGCCGAGGCGGGCGTCGACATCGAGGAGAGCGAGGCCGCGGTCGGGGCACTCGTGGGGGCGATGACAGACGTCGAGGACACGACCGCCTACGCGGGCCTGATCGACATCGGGGATCGCTATCTCGCGATGACCACCGACGGGGTGGGAACGAAACTCCTGGTCGCCGAGGCCCTCCAAGACTATTCGACCATCGGCATCGACTGCATCGCGATGAACGTGAACGACCTCGTGGCCGCCGGCGTCACGCCGGTCGCCTTCGTCGATTATCTCGCCGTCGAGGAACCCGCCGAAACGATGAGCGCGGAAATCGGCAACGGACTGGCCGAAGGGGCGAGTCGCGGGGGCGTGAGCCTCGTCGGCGGGGAGACAGCAGTCCTCCCCGAAGTCATCTCCGGGTTCGACCTGGCCGGGGCCGCGGCCGGCCTGGCGACCCCGGACCAGTTGCTCGACGGCGAGGCCCAGGTCGGTGACAAACTCGTGGGCATTCCCTCCAGCGGGGTGCACTCGAACGGACTCACGCTGGCTCGAAAAGCCGCCACGACCGATCACGAGTACAACGACCCCCTCCCAGGTGAAGATCGAACCATCGGCGAGGCACTCCTGGAGCCCACACGGATCTACACCTACCTGCTGGATTCGATTCACGCCCACGACGTGCACGCGGCGGCCCACGTCACCGGCGGGGGCTGGACGAACCTCTTTCGCATGGGCGAGTTCGGTTACGAGATCACCGATCCCCACCCAGTCCAGCCAGTCTTCGAGTTCATCCAGGACGCGGGGAACGTCTCCGACGAGGAGATGCACCGGACCTTCAACATGGGCACGGGCTTCGTGGTCGCCGTCGATCCGGCCGACGCCGAGGCGTTCGTCGCAGAGACTGACGGGCAGATCATCGGCGACGTGACCGAAGGCTCGACAGTCGAGATTCGCGGGTGTCGCTTCGACCCCGAGTGA
- a CDS encoding AbrB/MazE/SpoVT family DNA-binding domain-containing protein, producing the protein MSDPVCAVSSVLGTKIPIPARIRAALDLEDGDQLRWEVEDEKTVRLTVVPEPDGTVDLD; encoded by the coding sequence ATGAGCGACCCTGTCTGTGCCGTGAGCAGCGTGCTGGGGACGAAAATCCCGATTCCGGCCCGAATCAGGGCGGCACTCGACCTCGAAGACGGCGACCAGCTGCGCTGGGAGGTCGAGGACGAAAAGACAGTTCGGCTAACAGTCGTGCCGGAGCCGGATGGAACAGTCGACCTGGACTGA
- a CDS encoding class I SAM-dependent methyltransferase, which produces MGEPFSIPRDMNHADPRYLEAKRSLDSRARSRRIREKLLAALPEKPTIVEIGCGTGTILPQLVEWGVDRGRYRGVDTAEHLIAFAQDARTAEFRHEGIPVTEQEQGFTVGELSVTFEQADGLEVLETTPDVDLVIGQAFGDLVGVSKLVTGLESALAPGGLAYLPITFDGGTIFQPDHPADRAVEQAYHEFIDAEPGRDSQAGRHLAEAFRRRKGDLLGMAGSDWILRPHGGTYPVDEGYVLRTILDFIESALSERTGSDRTDWLATRRGQLAARELTYVAHQYDLLYQLPGS; this is translated from the coding sequence GTGGGCGAGCCATTCTCGATCCCTCGGGACATGAATCACGCGGACCCCCGGTATCTAGAAGCCAAACGGTCACTCGATTCGCGGGCCCGATCCCGTCGTATCCGCGAGAAACTGCTTGCCGCACTGCCCGAGAAGCCGACCATTGTCGAGATCGGTTGTGGCACGGGAACCATCCTGCCACAGTTGGTCGAGTGGGGTGTCGATCGCGGCAGGTATCGGGGTGTCGACACGGCTGAACATCTCATCGCGTTCGCCCAAGACGCCCGAACGGCCGAATTTCGTCACGAGGGAATTCCGGTTACAGAACAGGAACAAGGGTTCACCGTCGGCGAACTTTCAGTTACCTTCGAGCAGGCCGATGGACTCGAAGTCTTGGAAACCACACCGGATGTCGACCTCGTCATCGGGCAAGCGTTTGGTGATCTCGTGGGGGTGTCGAAGTTAGTCACAGGACTCGAATCGGCGCTTGCACCCGGAGGACTTGCCTACCTCCCCATTACGTTCGACGGCGGGACGATCTTTCAGCCCGATCATCCCGCAGATCGGGCAGTCGAACAGGCGTACCACGAGTTCATCGACGCGGAGCCCGGACGGGACTCCCAGGCCGGGCGCCATCTCGCCGAGGCGTTTCGCCGGCGAAAGGGAGACCTGCTCGGGATGGCTGGCTCGGACTGGATCCTCAGACCGCACGGCGGGACCTATCCCGTCGACGAAGGGTACGTCCTCCGGACGATTCTCGATTTCATCGAATCCGCACTCTCCGAGAGAACGGGTAGTGACAGAACGGACTGGCTCGCCACCCGCCGTGGGCAACTCGCTGCCCGAGAGCTGACATACGTGGCCCATCAATACGATCTGCTGTATCAACTGCCGGGTTCGTGA
- a CDS encoding 6-pyruvoyl trahydropterin synthase family protein yields MTDHSYELTVRRSFIAQHFLTVPDPGAEGDPHSHQYTVEVRFGGSELGEYGYLVDIDAVEAILDDLEGRYRDQLLNELPEFDGQNPSVERFARLFGDRVEQALTDPTPDHLQIRMWEDEVSWASHSRSLGT; encoded by the coding sequence ATGACCGACCATTCATACGAACTGACCGTCAGGCGATCGTTCATCGCACAGCATTTCCTCACCGTCCCGGATCCCGGCGCGGAGGGGGACCCACATAGCCACCAGTACACCGTCGAGGTCCGGTTTGGCGGTTCTGAGTTGGGAGAGTACGGCTATCTCGTCGACATCGACGCGGTCGAGGCGATTCTCGATGATCTCGAGGGGCGCTATCGGGATCAGTTGCTCAACGAACTTCCGGAATTCGACGGGCAGAATCCGAGCGTCGAGCGTTTCGCGCGGCTGTTCGGTGATCGCGTCGAGCAGGCGCTGACGGATCCAACCCCCGATCACCTGCAGATACGGATGTGGGAGGACGAGGTTTCGTGGGCGAGCCATTCTCGATCCCTCGGGACATGA